accccccccccccactccaaaAAACTACACTAACCAAAAGAAAAGAGCCTACACAGCGCATGCGCAGGAACTGTGCCAAAAACACTATATAAGCCCTCGGCGCACACACGCCTGTCCCATTTTGCTGCAAAAAAGGTAAGGTTGTGTTTTGTCTAGTCTTGTCGTTTGCGTGAtacttttaatttatatttgataAGAATAAGTAATTATATTAATACCTTGCGCAGAAATACCgcagctgtgtgttgtgtttcccACAAAAGAATGTTAAGCTAGGCATCGCTTTGGGCAATCCATGCACAAGTATTCTGGTCCTTCTACGTTCTTCGTTTTATTGTGCTAGCTGATAAAAATAACTAACGTTTCATTAAACAACTTCTAACAGATTGTCGTCCGCATTTTTTAGGCAACACGTGGACGGGCAACACGTGGACGGCTCGACAGCCACAATGGCGGGCTCCGCGTACCTGGCAGCGCTCGCAGGGACGATCGCGCCGGTGAGCTGCTCGGGTCCGTCCGTGTGGAttagatttctttcttttttttttctccctcggCTCTGATGACTATATACTTTTTTCCCCAGCAGATCGACTCTGTTGACTGTACAAAATTTAAGCCAAACCGTCTGAGCTGCGGCAAACTCTTGACTGTACAAAAATGTTACCTTTGTAAGGTCCTTTacggttttgttttttaattgtagGTGTGGAGACTTAATGGGTGACGGACTTGGGCCCGGTGAGTTTGTGTAGTGTCGTTCTCACACTTCCCTTTGACTGCAGTGATTCTGGATCTGGGCGCTCCTATGTGTTGCTGGCATTGTAGTGTGAACGGTTTCCCTCAGCAGTGCAACCATGTGTATTAAGCCAGAATTTTCTTAAATTGCTTAATATGCATCTATTAAATCTACCAAAAATATGCTCTCATCACAAATGTTTCTCTGAATCTTAGGTTCCCTGGTACTTTAAGACTGGAATCTAGCATGAGGGTGCTGGTGTCCTCCATGTTGAAATGGTGCGTCTTAAGCTCTCTAGACTGCTCGCTCATTTGATCCAGTGTCTgtgatgacttttttttccccggCAGACCGACCATGTTGACTGCCTATGAATTTAAGCCAAAGACTTCTGAGCCACTGAATGACCAGCAAACTTTAAAATGGAATATTTCGGTAAGGTGCTATAACCAGTGTACTTCTGTTGCAGGGACACTTCGGATGGCTGACCTGCCCCTTCAGCTGCTACTAGTCGTGTTGCCCTCTTTGAGGTGGAGCTGTCCTTACTGGTAGTCACGGGCTTGAGTCGGAAGAGAGCAGAGTTGGAGTCCTTGTGGTGTTAAGATGTCTGTTCCTTTCCCctccttttaatttattttttttttaaataaagaggCTTGTCAAAGCAAGAAGTGGAAATTAATGAGTTGGCTTTAGTCTGCCAACTTGGAACCCTTCTGCAATACTTTATATAATGCAAGAGATCTCTTATATTGTGAGAAAGATGTGGAGtcattgtgctgtttttttcatttagcatttaaatgtacaaataGTGACTTAATAGTGTTATCTACTCCCAAAGTGTCATTGGTACACTGAGCtggagttaaaaaaaaaaaaaaaattaactgatACAACCAGAAATGAGTTAGAGCTGAAACCTAAATTGAGGTCCTAAGACTGAACTGTTTGACCATATGTTCATGAAGTAATACATTTCTATAGGACCTCTTAAAATGgtttacaaaaagaaatatggaaAATGGACCACAAAAAGCTTTGTCCTGATATCATAAGCAAAGTACATGACAAATGTTCATAAACTAGACATGATCACTTCAGTTACAGAATAAAATGACAAGTTTAAagtagaatttaaaaaaaacctgtgaaGGGAAGGAATAAATGCATAGTtttgtccattaaaaaaaagtgaaacaggCAAGGTAAAAGTACAAATGGGGTAGCTCTTAAACTGCTCTTAGGGCTTAGTGTATAGATCTGCAACCAGTAGGTTAAGTGTTTTCAttgtacatatgtaaacactAAGATGGATGCTAAAGTGTCTACTCAGCTGAGCTTAGCCTTTACATTCACTGTTTCTGGTCTGGCATGAAGCTACAAAGTTGTTGGTGCAGGATACTGGACTGTTAATGGTGCTCCAAAAAACCCTGAGATGACTAGTCCAGGAATGGCCGAGTTGAAATCTTGAGGGGTTCAGTTTCTGCAGAAATGCTCGTCAGCTCCTGAGGAGGAACTTTATCAGATGCTGGAATGGCTGACATCTTTTGTACCTTCTCCAAAGGTAAACGGCAAGGACCATGGATACGGCTGTGAAAGCTGTTATAACCACTCCTATAGACACTCCAGTTCCAAAACTGAGACTTCCATCTGTTTTGttgtctgatttaaaaaaagaaaaaaacaaaatggcttgAGTATTTGACAGTTCCTCATTTTATGTGAACCCCACTCAAGTCTACGCAGAGTTTTAGAAACGGTTACAATATAAGCAACTCACTTTCCACTTTCAGCAGGACTGCACGCGGTTCTCCTTCCCGGGATTCATCATGAATGGTACACCGATAAATTCCCTCATCTGATTCGGAAACCGATCCGATGTGGAGGGACAGGTCACCATCTGCAAAACCTTTTGACAGCATACATCTTTCTTCGTAGCCTCTGCCATGGGTCACAGTGCCAGTTTTACTGTCGTAGTGCAGAACACGTTGTCCGTCTTTCTGCCACTGTGCGTCCCTGGCATCCCTTCGAGTGTCGCCATAGCAGGGGAGAGTGATGTTCTCCAGCTCTCTCGCCACCACTACAGTAGGAACTGAGGGACAACATTTCATGTTAgttattcattttctctcaaGTAAACTACTTTAGCAACACCTTTCACAAGTGTCAGTGTAACCCGGTAGGATAATGACTGTTAAACGCTCCCGCTTATCTCACTTCAGGCCTCTTAAGAATGACAACCACCTCCTTCTACGACACTTACCAAAAACATGGAGCTTTACATCAGCTGTTTTTCCTCCACAGCTGCAGGTGTAGGATCCGATGTCATTATAGACAGCCGGACTGATCAGAAGGGAGATGTTCCCTCGTGTGGCGTTTCCCGTGAATG
The Electrophorus electricus isolate fEleEle1 chromosome 20, fEleEle1.pri, whole genome shotgun sequence genome window above contains:
- the LOC113568300 gene encoding CD226 antigen-like, coding for MRIVLSLCLIVYLSKFVCSSFTVVEAIVGKPAVLPCAIVCHGDNNWSRFIPDTTTVARCVSGTCRIGADFKERFTFTGNATRGNISLLISPAVYNDIGSYTCSCGGKTADVKLHVFVPTVVVARELENITLPCYGDTRRDARDAQWQKDGQRVLHYDSKTGTVTHGRGYEERCMLSKGFADGDLSLHIGSVSESDEGIYRCTIHDESREGEPRAVLLKVENNKTDGSLSFGTGVSIGVVITAFTAVSMVLAVYLWRRYKRCQPFQHLIKFLLRS